The Flexivirga oryzae genome has a segment encoding these proteins:
- a CDS encoding phosphatase PAP2 family protein, which produces MFSEALTMSTYDGARIDGSLFRDVTQFARHTHWLNAAAEAWTTYSIGLFVILLLVGWWISRPHGDRKMTAALVAPIGVALAFLVTEVIKNQIGELRPCRSVPHAFIVETCPAPTDYAMPSGHTTFAAAVAVALFFVNRRLGVIAALLAILEAISRVYVGAHYPHDVIAAMVVAVVVVLITSPLLSRLLQRVVGRARRGSLHGLLSTRGAG; this is translated from the coding sequence ATGTTTTCGGAGGCGCTGACGATGTCGACGTACGACGGGGCGCGCATCGACGGGTCGCTTTTCCGGGACGTCACCCAGTTCGCGCGGCACACCCACTGGCTCAACGCGGCCGCGGAAGCCTGGACCACCTACAGCATCGGCCTGTTCGTCATCCTGCTGCTGGTGGGCTGGTGGATTTCCCGCCCGCACGGGGACCGGAAAATGACGGCGGCCCTGGTCGCACCAATCGGTGTCGCACTGGCATTCCTGGTGACCGAAGTGATCAAGAACCAGATCGGCGAGCTGCGCCCCTGCCGCTCTGTACCGCACGCGTTCATCGTCGAAACGTGCCCTGCACCAACGGATTACGCCATGCCGAGCGGACACACCACGTTCGCTGCCGCTGTCGCGGTCGCCCTCTTCTTCGTGAACCGACGACTCGGCGTCATCGCCGCACTACTGGCGATCCTCGAAGCCATCAGCCGGGTATATGTCGGCGCGCACTACCCGCACGACGTCATCGCCGCCATGGTCGTCGCTGTGGTCGTCGTACTGATCACGAGCCCGCTGCTGTCTCGTCTCCTGCAACGGGTCGTCGGCAGAGCACGCCGCGGATCCTTGCATGGGCTGCTGTCCACCCGCGGCGCCGGCTGA
- a CDS encoding MFS transporter, which translates to MPTVQDPADPPIPIRSHPVLARRAALRFVLLIGVVSAFSDMTHEGARSITSPFLGSLGASGLVVSVVAGGGELLGYGLRWFAGRAADRTGRYWAIAFFGYTLQMAVVPLLAVSGNWPVAAALIVTERVGRAIRIPTRDAMTAHAAHRLGGGWAFGVREALDAGGAMVGPLVVSLVLWLHGSDRSAFAWLGIPAALTLLSLVFTWRQFPNPADLESEAPAPPTDGAPRPPAFWLYLAAMGLIAVGYADWPLIALHFSEERMVGSTVAPVLYAVAMAAEAVAALVLGKAFDRVGLRSVLVVTVLTAAYAPLVFLGSLPLAVIGILAWGLGMAAQESIIKAVLTTIVPADRRASAFGLFDTGFGVAWFAGSILLGVLYDTSLVALAVISALVQLAALPLLVLTRRRLAAAGNG; encoded by the coding sequence GTGCCCACCGTGCAGGATCCCGCCGATCCGCCGATCCCTATTCGTTCGCATCCGGTGCTGGCTCGGCGCGCCGCGTTGCGGTTCGTGCTGCTGATCGGGGTCGTCAGCGCCTTCTCCGACATGACGCACGAGGGCGCCCGCAGCATCACCAGTCCCTTCCTCGGATCGCTGGGGGCCAGCGGCCTGGTCGTTTCGGTCGTCGCCGGGGGCGGCGAGTTACTCGGCTATGGGTTGCGTTGGTTCGCTGGGCGGGCGGCCGATCGCACGGGCAGGTATTGGGCGATCGCGTTCTTTGGGTACACCCTGCAGATGGCCGTGGTGCCGTTGCTCGCAGTATCCGGCAACTGGCCGGTCGCCGCGGCCCTGATCGTCACCGAACGGGTCGGGCGGGCGATCCGCATCCCGACCCGGGACGCGATGACCGCACATGCGGCACACCGACTCGGCGGCGGCTGGGCGTTCGGCGTGCGCGAGGCGCTCGATGCCGGTGGCGCGATGGTCGGCCCGCTGGTGGTCAGCCTTGTCCTGTGGTTGCACGGAAGTGACCGGTCTGCCTTCGCCTGGCTCGGCATCCCCGCCGCACTGACCCTGCTCTCGTTGGTTTTCACCTGGCGGCAGTTCCCCAACCCCGCGGACCTGGAATCTGAGGCACCCGCCCCGCCGACCGACGGCGCGCCGCGCCCGCCGGCGTTCTGGCTCTACCTGGCCGCGATGGGTTTGATCGCGGTCGGCTACGCCGACTGGCCGCTGATCGCCTTGCATTTCAGCGAAGAGCGCATGGTCGGCTCCACGGTCGCACCGGTGTTGTATGCCGTGGCAATGGCCGCCGAAGCAGTGGCGGCACTGGTCCTGGGCAAGGCGTTCGACCGCGTCGGTCTGCGGTCCGTGCTCGTCGTGACGGTCCTAACCGCCGCATACGCACCGCTAGTCTTCCTCGGCAGCTTGCCGCTGGCGGTGATCGGGATCCTTGCCTGGGGTCTGGGTATGGCCGCGCAGGAGTCGATCATCAAGGCAGTGCTAACCACCATCGTGCCCGCTGACCGGCGCGCCTCGGCCTTCGGACTGTTCGACACCGGCTTCGGCGTCGCGTGGTTCGCCGGCAGCATCCTGCTCGGCGTGCTTTACGACACGTCCCTGGTGGCGCTGGCCGTGATTTCCGCCCTCGTCCAGCTCGCCGCCCTCCCATTGCTGGTGCTAACTCGCCGACGGTTGGCCGCAGCCGGAAATGGTTAG
- a CDS encoding MutS-related protein — translation MFASICAGAEQYRFDEFFECPSDDLAVVGHRHAVFSDLEAAATADVIRSFVTDAAAVRDRLAEKLYDALQADRWFLGAVSAHCAAVVAASDGLDAAPVHAAGLLGLRDRLTEYRRSAEFAALRDEAARLEQGLDDLRFVVHTYAGKIVIAPPGDEPDFAGSVLETFARFAAPGRIEDQDQGRSAHQLDRVESAVLHLLGQLFPTLFTDVAAFHRAHAGFLPQWWLDAEREAAFYVHWLDFMRALKPAGVRWTLPRLSRENRAERVIAGCDVALANQHATDEQRCVTNDLELTPPEQILAISGPNQGGKTTTARMFGQLHYLASLGLPVPAAQAALFLPDAVYTHFERAESIETLAGKLEDELRRAKTLLESATGDSVIVFNETFGSTSLADAYVLGATILRQVIDTGALGVYVTFVDGLTRLDRHVVSMMSTTDLDDDSVRTFKVVRKRADGKVHAAAIARRYQLTYDDIRQAVS, via the coding sequence GTGTTCGCGTCGATCTGCGCGGGTGCCGAGCAGTACCGCTTCGATGAGTTCTTCGAGTGCCCGAGTGACGATTTAGCCGTGGTCGGCCACCGGCATGCGGTTTTCAGCGATCTGGAAGCCGCTGCCACGGCGGATGTGATCCGGTCGTTCGTGACCGATGCAGCGGCCGTGCGTGACCGGCTGGCCGAGAAGCTGTATGACGCGTTGCAGGCAGACCGGTGGTTCCTAGGTGCGGTGTCGGCCCATTGCGCTGCGGTGGTCGCGGCGAGCGACGGCCTGGATGCGGCACCGGTGCATGCCGCCGGGCTGCTCGGGTTGCGGGACCGGTTGACCGAATACCGACGCAGCGCCGAGTTCGCGGCGCTGCGGGACGAAGCCGCGCGGCTGGAGCAGGGGCTGGACGACCTACGGTTCGTAGTCCACACTTACGCGGGCAAGATCGTCATCGCACCGCCTGGTGACGAACCGGATTTCGCCGGCTCGGTACTGGAGACGTTCGCGCGGTTCGCTGCCCCCGGCCGGATCGAGGATCAGGACCAGGGCCGGAGCGCGCACCAGCTGGATCGTGTCGAGTCGGCGGTGCTGCACCTGCTCGGCCAACTGTTCCCGACCCTGTTCACCGATGTTGCAGCCTTCCATCGCGCGCATGCCGGGTTCCTTCCCCAGTGGTGGCTGGACGCTGAACGCGAGGCAGCCTTCTACGTGCACTGGCTGGATTTCATGCGCGCGTTGAAGCCCGCCGGCGTGCGGTGGACACTGCCCCGGCTGTCTCGTGAGAATCGCGCCGAGCGGGTCATCGCCGGCTGCGATGTTGCACTGGCGAACCAGCACGCCACCGACGAACAGCGTTGTGTGACCAACGATCTCGAGTTGACCCCACCCGAGCAGATCCTGGCGATCTCCGGGCCGAACCAGGGCGGCAAGACCACCACCGCCCGTATGTTCGGGCAACTGCACTACCTGGCCTCCCTCGGGCTACCGGTGCCGGCCGCACAGGCGGCGTTGTTCCTGCCGGACGCGGTCTACACGCATTTCGAGCGGGCCGAGAGCATCGAAACCCTGGCGGGCAAGTTGGAGGACGAACTGCGCCGCGCCAAGACACTGTTAGAGAGCGCGACCGGCGACAGCGTCATCGTCTTCAACGAGACGTTCGGCTCGACCTCCCTGGCCGACGCCTACGTGCTGGGCGCGACGATCTTGCGGCAGGTGATCGACACCGGTGCCCTCGGCGTGTACGTGACCTTCGTGGACGGACTGACCCGATTGGACCGGCACGTGGTGAGCATGATGAGCACCACCGACCTCGACGACGACTCGGTGCGCACGTTCAAGGTGGTGCGCAAACGGGCGGACGGCAAGGTGCACGCGGCCGCGATCGCGCGCCGATATCAGCTGACGTATGACGACATTCGTCAGGCGGTCAGCTGA
- a CDS encoding MutS-related protein — MLFPDRDLGTPAESTPPLLADLVADLELPTVLSAMAGKDALTYAVCAQVLTATDTTPQIVRYRQAVLADAIAHAGEFAELYTIATEAIADEKKIYRSTLRLRPESTLRRSVEVLKRLLDAVARVRQVTGPLGTAARSDAVRGMCAVLAEQLDDPYLHEAGEQVRELELAHGLLVSAQLDRNDAVSRMRPLLARTSGNWLIGRRPRLRKPTFSYTIADRDQAGMEAFAEFRDRSLTQVSNAADTSATHILGFLTCLQREVAFYLGCVRLQVTLRELQVPTCFPDVCDNDVRELNAVALRDVPLALQSKHAPVPVTVAASRARLVVLTGANRGGKSTTLRAVGVAQLMAQAGMFAAAAQFRFAVCTGIFTHFKREEDTGMEHGKFDEELERMSRITGTVAPGGMLLANESFASTNEQEASDVGFDVLTALVDSGVTVLLVTHLFALAKQLFDNSRPSVFLRAERGAGGERPFQLIEAPPLPTSFGGDVYRTVFGTPLDSSLTGDGPDTERQEPQPVTSRHDHSDTTIPLTNPAKRSR, encoded by the coding sequence TTGCTGTTTCCCGACCGGGACCTGGGCACGCCCGCTGAGAGCACGCCGCCGCTGCTGGCCGACCTGGTCGCTGATCTGGAGCTGCCCACCGTGCTAAGCGCGATGGCCGGCAAGGACGCGTTGACGTACGCGGTGTGTGCGCAGGTCCTGACCGCCACAGACACGACGCCGCAGATCGTGCGCTACCGGCAAGCGGTGCTGGCCGACGCGATCGCGCATGCTGGCGAGTTCGCAGAGCTGTACACGATCGCCACCGAGGCGATCGCTGATGAGAAGAAGATCTACCGCAGCACGCTCCGGCTGCGGCCGGAATCCACCCTGCGCCGGTCGGTGGAGGTCCTCAAACGACTGCTGGACGCGGTCGCCCGGGTGCGGCAGGTGACCGGTCCACTCGGCACGGCCGCCAGGTCGGACGCCGTGCGCGGCATGTGCGCCGTGCTGGCCGAGCAGCTCGATGACCCCTACTTGCACGAGGCCGGAGAGCAGGTGAGAGAGCTGGAACTGGCGCACGGCCTGCTGGTGTCGGCGCAGCTGGATCGAAACGATGCGGTGTCCAGGATGCGGCCGCTGCTGGCGCGCACGTCGGGCAACTGGCTGATCGGGCGGCGGCCGCGGCTGCGCAAACCTACGTTCTCCTACACGATCGCCGACCGCGACCAGGCAGGAATGGAAGCCTTCGCTGAGTTCCGCGACCGCAGCCTCACTCAGGTCTCCAACGCCGCCGACACCTCGGCAACACACATTCTGGGCTTCCTGACCTGTCTGCAACGCGAAGTGGCGTTCTACCTGGGCTGCGTCCGGTTGCAAGTAACCCTGCGCGAACTCCAGGTGCCGACCTGTTTCCCGGACGTCTGCGACAACGACGTCCGCGAGCTGAACGCGGTGGCGCTTCGCGATGTACCGCTCGCCTTGCAGAGCAAACACGCGCCGGTACCGGTGACGGTCGCTGCCAGCCGGGCACGCCTGGTGGTGCTCACCGGCGCCAACAGGGGTGGCAAGTCCACGACGCTGCGGGCGGTCGGGGTGGCCCAGCTGATGGCTCAGGCGGGCATGTTCGCGGCCGCCGCACAATTCCGGTTTGCCGTCTGCACAGGCATTTTCACCCACTTCAAGCGTGAGGAGGACACCGGCATGGAGCACGGGAAGTTCGACGAGGAACTGGAGCGGATGAGCAGGATCACCGGGACGGTGGCACCGGGCGGGATGCTGCTGGCGAATGAATCGTTCGCCTCCACCAACGAGCAGGAGGCCTCCGACGTCGGCTTCGATGTGCTCACGGCCCTGGTCGACAGCGGCGTGACTGTCCTGCTGGTGACGCACCTGTTCGCCCTGGCCAAGCAGCTGTTCGACAACTCACGTCCGTCGGTGTTCCTGCGGGCCGAACGCGGCGCAGGCGGTGAGCGCCCCTTCCAGTTGATCGAAGCGCCGCCGCTGCCCACCAGCTTCGGGGGCGACGTGTACCGCACGGTGTTCGGCACACCACTGGACAGCTCCTTAACCGGTGACGGTCCGGACACGGAACGTCAAGAACCGCAACCGGTTACATCCCGTCACGATCACTCAGATACCACCATTCCCCTAACGAACCCAGCGAAGAGGTCACGATGA
- the eno gene encoding phosphopyruvate hydratase gives MTTNQDLRLTGVSAEQILNSRGHPTLQVEVITADGLSFFGSAPSGASTGEHEARELRDGGTDYRGLGVTKAMTFVDSQIEPVLTDRAWTTLDQIDGTLAALDGTGNFAKIGANTAVAVSIACARALAHQQRIPLHQWISEQLGTTPVMPVPHFNVVNGGAHAANDLAFQEFLIAPAGAMTITDAIQMGAEIYAALEGELRARFGAVGVGDEGGFAPDTDDEAQVLDILVRSIEQGGLTPGLNVRLALDAAANSFYDGKYYRLHGRWRSADDLLERYVHLATNYPIWSIEDPFDESDRDAWRDIVDRLGSTVQILGDDIFVTDAQRIRVGAKEGIANAALIKPNQVGTVTQTLEALRAAQEVGFRTMVSHRSGETLDTFIADLAVGAGTGQLKAGAPARGERVAKYNRLTRLQKLYPELRYAHWWTD, from the coding sequence ATGACAACGAACCAGGACTTGCGACTTACCGGTGTCAGCGCGGAGCAGATTCTGAACTCTCGCGGCCATCCCACTCTGCAGGTCGAGGTGATCACCGCCGACGGGCTGAGCTTCTTCGGCAGCGCACCCTCGGGCGCCTCGACTGGTGAGCACGAAGCGCGTGAACTGCGCGACGGCGGCACCGACTATCGCGGGCTCGGCGTCACCAAAGCAATGACGTTCGTCGACAGTCAGATCGAGCCGGTCCTGACCGACAGGGCCTGGACGACCCTGGATCAGATCGATGGCACACTCGCCGCATTGGACGGCACCGGAAATTTCGCGAAGATCGGCGCCAACACCGCGGTCGCGGTCTCCATCGCCTGCGCCCGCGCACTCGCGCACCAGCAACGAATCCCGTTGCACCAGTGGATATCCGAGCAGTTGGGAACGACCCCTGTGATGCCGGTGCCGCACTTCAACGTGGTCAACGGGGGCGCACACGCCGCCAACGATCTGGCGTTCCAGGAGTTCCTCATCGCCCCCGCCGGCGCGATGACCATCACGGATGCCATCCAGATGGGCGCGGAGATCTATGCGGCGCTGGAGGGCGAACTGCGGGCCCGGTTCGGGGCGGTCGGTGTCGGCGACGAGGGCGGGTTCGCCCCGGACACCGACGACGAGGCTCAGGTGCTGGACATCCTGGTCCGCAGCATCGAGCAAGGCGGCCTGACACCCGGGCTCAACGTCCGGCTGGCACTGGATGCCGCAGCGAATAGCTTTTATGACGGCAAGTACTACCGGCTGCACGGCCGCTGGCGGTCCGCCGACGACCTGCTGGAACGGTACGTCCACCTCGCGACCAACTACCCGATCTGGAGCATCGAGGACCCGTTCGACGAGTCGGACCGGGACGCGTGGCGCGACATCGTGGATCGGCTGGGCTCCACGGTGCAGATCCTGGGTGATGACATCTTCGTCACCGACGCGCAGCGCATCCGTGTCGGCGCCAAGGAGGGGATCGCGAACGCCGCACTGATCAAACCGAATCAGGTCGGCACGGTCACCCAGACGCTGGAGGCGTTACGGGCCGCGCAGGAGGTGGGATTCCGCACCATGGTGTCGCACCGGTCCGGGGAAACACTGGACACGTTCATCGCTGACCTGGCGGTCGGCGCCGGGACCGGCCAGCTCAAAGCGGGCGCGCCCGCCCGGGGTGAGCGGGTAGCCAAGTACAACCGGCTCACCCGGCTGCAGAAGTTGTATCCCGAGTTGCGGTATGCCCATTGGTGGACGGACTGA
- a CDS encoding histidine phosphatase family protein: MAESRDEWCRLILARHGQTVLNANGELRGHLDPDLDDVGRRQVAGLAEALTVYDVQVVRHSPLLRARRTAEAIAAAAGTTDEADERLMDRDYGQWSGHPKAAVIAQWGSLDAAPGVEPAEDVLARAAAALEAYADQPGVVLVAHDAVNQLLLGHLDSSLTVPPRQRTACWNVLQHNKTQGWRILEMDKVAAVDS; the protein is encoded by the coding sequence ATGGCTGAGTCGAGGGATGAATGGTGCCGCCTCATCCTGGCCCGGCACGGGCAAACCGTGCTGAACGCCAACGGTGAGCTGCGCGGGCACCTGGACCCGGACCTGGACGACGTGGGCCGGCGGCAAGTCGCGGGCCTCGCCGAAGCGCTCACTGTGTATGACGTGCAGGTAGTGCGACACAGTCCCTTGCTGCGGGCACGCCGCACCGCCGAAGCGATCGCGGCCGCCGCCGGCACTACCGACGAAGCCGACGAGCGGCTGATGGACCGCGACTACGGGCAGTGGTCCGGCCACCCCAAGGCCGCCGTGATCGCGCAGTGGGGGTCGCTGGACGCGGCCCCCGGTGTGGAGCCCGCCGAGGATGTTCTCGCCCGCGCTGCTGCCGCACTGGAGGCGTATGCCGACCAGCCAGGGGTGGTGCTGGTCGCCCATGACGCGGTCAACCAACTGCTGCTGGGCCACCTGGACTCGTCCCTGACCGTTCCGCCGCGGCAGCGAACCGCCTGCTGGAACGTGTTGCAACACAACAAGACTCAGGGATGGCGCATCCTGGAGATGGACAAGGTGGCCGCAGTCGACAGTTGA
- a CDS encoding IS1380 family transposase, with protein MRLSHTLGQTSATFDDPNLVSAGGLVPVLALAESAGLADLADEHVSVPTDKGANPGLKVASLVAGMIAGADCIDDMSLLRHGGMGRVFDRAYAPSTLGSFLRAFTFGHVRQLDAVASRFLINLAGHTQLVATANGHEAATGDHGYALLDVDDTIIEVHGHAKQGAGFGYSGVRGLNALLATSSRTGSAPVVVAQRLRKGACGSPRGAKRIIADAVKTTGRLVGGSLPVLVRMDSAFYTRGAIHAARKGGAAVSVTVRMNTAVKKAISAIGDDGWTPIEYTDAIFDEETNTWISRAEVAEIPFTAFASAKKADRVPGRLVVRRIPDFNADRNKAAGQDTLFDVWRFHAFFTTTDTAVFDTVAADKTHRHHAVIEQVHADLKNSALAHLPSGKFHANAAWLVLAVMAFNLTRAAATLTSTELAKATTATIRHKLITVPARVATSARRITVHLPRDWPWENAWSAMFDRVSDPPALLAA; from the coding sequence ATGCGACTCTCTCATACTCTTGGCCAGACGTCAGCGACGTTCGACGATCCGAACCTCGTGTCGGCTGGTGGACTGGTGCCGGTGCTGGCGTTGGCCGAGTCCGCCGGGCTCGCGGACCTGGCCGATGAGCACGTGTCGGTCCCGACCGACAAGGGCGCGAACCCAGGATTGAAGGTCGCCTCGCTGGTGGCTGGGATGATCGCCGGTGCGGACTGCATTGATGACATGTCGTTGTTGCGCCATGGCGGGATGGGTCGCGTTTTCGACCGAGCCTACGCACCCTCGACGTTGGGTTCGTTCCTGCGAGCATTCACCTTCGGTCACGTCCGCCAACTGGACGCGGTCGCCTCCAGATTCCTGATCAACCTGGCCGGGCACACCCAGTTGGTGGCCACCGCTAATGGCCACGAGGCGGCTACCGGTGACCACGGGTACGCGTTGCTTGATGTGGACGACACGATCATCGAAGTCCACGGGCATGCCAAGCAGGGCGCCGGGTTCGGCTACTCCGGGGTCCGCGGCTTGAACGCTCTGCTGGCCACCTCGAGCAGAACCGGTTCAGCGCCGGTGGTCGTGGCTCAGCGGCTGCGCAAGGGCGCGTGCGGGTCACCACGCGGCGCCAAGCGCATCATCGCCGACGCGGTGAAAACCACCGGCCGCCTGGTGGGCGGCTCCCTGCCGGTGCTGGTGCGCATGGATTCGGCGTTCTACACCCGTGGGGCAATCCACGCCGCGCGCAAAGGTGGTGCCGCGGTGTCGGTCACCGTCCGGATGAACACTGCTGTGAAGAAAGCGATCTCAGCGATCGGTGATGACGGATGGACCCCGATCGAGTACACCGACGCCATCTTCGACGAAGAGACCAACACGTGGATCTCGCGGGCCGAAGTCGCCGAAATACCGTTCACCGCGTTCGCCTCGGCCAAGAAAGCCGACCGGGTCCCCGGCCGGTTGGTGGTGCGCCGCATCCCGGACTTCAACGCCGACAGGAACAAGGCAGCCGGGCAGGACACCTTGTTCGACGTGTGGCGCTTCCACGCCTTCTTCACCACCACCGACACGGCCGTTTTCGATACCGTGGCCGCGGACAAGACCCACCGGCACCACGCAGTCATCGAGCAGGTCCACGCCGACCTGAAGAACTCCGCACTGGCCCACCTGCCATCGGGCAAGTTCCACGCCAACGCCGCCTGGTTGGTGCTGGCCGTGATGGCATTCAATCTGACCCGGGCCGCGGCAACCCTGACCAGCACGGAGCTAGCCAAGGCCACCACCGCAACGATCCGTCACAAACTGATCACCGTGCCCGCACGAGTCGCGACCTCCGCACGCCGGATCACCGTGCACCTACCGCGCGACTGGCCATGGGAAAACGCGTGGAGCGCCATGTTCGACCGCGTCAGTGATCCGCCAGCGCTCCTCGCGGCCTGA
- a CDS encoding DUF4192 domain-containing protein, translating into MDEPPLLLAGPGDVVAVLPHVLGARPDGSVVVFPIDPRRPVARADIPTTSENYGDLAQGLAKSFERFIGGQVLVLAFTDQLERATSVCDAVAAALEPETTVVDRIAAQGDSWLRLGDTRPETINQGTITQADRDRVAVAFIGRGDRQPYDTLSQLRASFGPVDEDLSAAVMASAERMDLVGGWAPAAAVEQRWMTHTIEGFVARPVPLAANDAARLIGDVQNVPLRDHALGLMTHEESGAHAALWKDLLTRSPEDARTPVANLAAFGAWLHGDGMGARLALERVTDPANSLARLLDTAVERGLDPAGWTPPVTEPIDCRQRLGGPPNRHDPRREPPSHEGPDRKRPPR; encoded by the coding sequence ATGGATGAGCCGCCACTGCTACTTGCCGGGCCTGGCGATGTCGTCGCCGTCCTGCCCCACGTCCTCGGAGCACGCCCGGACGGCTCGGTCGTCGTGTTCCCCATCGACCCGCGGCGGCCGGTGGCGCGTGCTGACATCCCGACAACAAGCGAGAACTACGGCGACTTGGCACAGGGATTGGCGAAGTCCTTCGAGCGGTTCATCGGCGGGCAGGTCCTTGTCCTTGCCTTCACGGATCAACTGGAGCGTGCCACCTCGGTCTGCGACGCCGTCGCCGCCGCGCTCGAACCCGAAACGACAGTCGTTGATCGGATCGCGGCACAGGGGGACTCGTGGCTGCGCTTGGGCGACACCCGGCCCGAGACGATCAACCAAGGAACGATCACCCAAGCAGACCGCGACCGTGTCGCCGTGGCGTTCATCGGCAGGGGCGACCGGCAACCGTACGACACCCTGAGCCAATTGCGTGCGTCCTTCGGCCCTGTCGATGAGGACTTGTCTGCGGCGGTGATGGCTTCCGCGGAACGCATGGACCTTGTTGGTGGTTGGGCTCCCGCTGCCGCCGTCGAGCAGCGGTGGATGACGCACACGATCGAGGGGTTCGTGGCGCGGCCGGTGCCGCTGGCTGCGAACGACGCGGCGCGCCTGATCGGCGATGTCCAAAACGTGCCCCTGCGCGATCACGCACTGGGGCTGATGACCCACGAGGAGTCCGGCGCCCACGCGGCACTTTGGAAGGACCTCCTGACCCGATCTCCCGAGGATGCCCGCACTCCGGTCGCCAACCTGGCGGCATTTGGCGCGTGGCTGCACGGGGACGGAATGGGCGCACGGCTGGCTCTAGAGCGCGTTACCGACCCGGCAAACAGCCTTGCCAGACTGCTCGATACGGCAGTCGAGCGCGGTCTCGACCCGGCCGGCTGGACACCACCAGTGACGGAACCCATAGATTGCCGACAAAGGCTAGGTGGCCCGCCTAACCGACACGATCCGCGCCGTGAGCCGCCCTCTCACGAGGGTCCTGACCGAAAAAGGCCACCACGATGA
- a CDS encoding MucR family transcriptional regulator, which produces MNIGDRDRHGHYGALDEDSDGLLCHECGLRFAHLGLHAWKSHAITAAEYRQEHGLARSYGLVASKTREAITGNARRNFTAKKKFLANRDPVAATAARLSNAVGMSPAGLAASRTQPGQGRLGTVVVCQWCESQFCPLTSARRRRFCSMSCASKATRAG; this is translated from the coding sequence GTGAACATCGGTGACCGGGACCGGCATGGCCACTACGGCGCTCTCGACGAAGACAGTGACGGCCTGCTCTGTCACGAGTGCGGCCTACGCTTCGCACACCTCGGGCTGCATGCGTGGAAGAGCCACGCGATTACCGCTGCCGAATACCGCCAGGAACATGGCCTGGCGCGCAGCTACGGGCTGGTTGCCAGCAAGACGCGAGAGGCGATCACCGGCAACGCGCGGCGAAACTTCACCGCCAAGAAGAAGTTCCTGGCAAACCGGGATCCTGTTGCCGCCACCGCCGCCCGGTTGAGCAATGCCGTCGGCATGTCGCCGGCAGGCTTGGCCGCCAGTCGGACGCAACCGGGTCAGGGACGGCTCGGCACCGTCGTGGTCTGTCAGTGGTGCGAGTCGCAGTTCTGCCCTCTCACCAGCGCGAGACGGCGACGATTCTGCTCGATGTCCTGCGCCAGCAAAGCGACCCGGGCAGGCTGA